A single window of Acidimicrobiia bacterium DNA harbors:
- a CDS encoding YraN family protein, which yields MSKQRQALGAWGERQAARWYRDQGYSVLDQNWRSRQGELDLICQRGELLVFCEVKTRSSTAFGLPEEAVTYAKQRRIRSLAFEWLSQHQVYSPQLRFDVAAVLGNQIRVLEAAF from the coding sequence ATGAGCAAACAACGCCAAGCCCTAGGGGCGTGGGGCGAACGTCAAGCGGCCCGCTGGTATCGCGACCAGGGCTATTCGGTGCTAGATCAAAACTGGCGCTCTCGTCAGGGCGAATTAGATCTGATCTGCCAGCGCGGTGAGTTGCTAGTTTTTTGCGAAGTAAAAACTCGCTCTAGCACTGCTTTTGGGCTGCCCGAAGAGGCGGTCACCTACGCCAAGCAAAGGCGTATTAGGTCTTTAGCATTTGAATGGTTGTCGCAGCACCAGGTGTATTCACCGCAGCTACGGTTCGATGTGGCCGCGGTTTTGGGCAACCAAATACGTGTTTTGGAAGCGGCATTTTAG
- the rplS gene encoding 50S ribosomal protein L19 translates to MQPTDIVDRSSLRDDIPDFAPGDTLKVHVRVVEGTRERIQVFQGVVIRRQGDGVRETFTVRKLSFSVGVERTFPVHSPGIAQIEVVSRGVVRRAKLYYLRDRVGKAAKIRERRDH, encoded by the coding sequence ATGCAACCCACAGACATAGTTGACCGCAGCAGCCTTCGCGACGACATTCCCGATTTTGCTCCTGGGGACACCCTAAAAGTTCACGTTCGAGTGGTTGAAGGTACCCGCGAGCGAATCCAGGTTTTCCAAGGTGTCGTTATTCGCCGACAAGGTGACGGAGTTCGTGAGACTTTCACCGTACGTAAGCTCAGCTTTAGCGTCGGGGTCGAGCGTACCTTCCCGGTGCATTCGCCAGGCATTGCCCAGATCGAGGTTGTGAGCCGCGGTGTGGTACGTCGCGCCAAGCTTTACTACCTACGCGATCGCGTTGGTAAGGCCGCCAAGATTCGCGAACGTCGCGACCACTAA
- the trmD gene encoding tRNA (guanosine(37)-N1)-methyltransferase TrmD yields MRIDVFTLFPEMINTFAAMSLIGRAQEQGLLNITAHDLRAEATDIHKTVDDAPFGGGAGMVLMPEPVFAAVEAVDPPRPLFLLGPGGRTFNQSMAKELAQLEGFSLLCGRYEDVDQRIREHLVDGEISLGDFVLSGGEVAAMAILESVGRLVPGVMGNMASADEESFANDLLEYPQYTRPATFRGWTTPAVLRSGNHALIARWRRAQALARTVAQRPDLIVRRGGISPEEAALLAEFDLGLDSEAD; encoded by the coding sequence ATGCGTATTGATGTTTTTACTTTGTTCCCCGAGATGATCAACACCTTCGCGGCCATGAGCTTGATCGGACGCGCCCAAGAACAAGGTCTGTTGAATATCACGGCCCATGACCTGCGGGCCGAAGCCACCGACATTCACAAAACTGTCGATGATGCACCATTTGGGGGCGGTGCTGGCATGGTCCTGATGCCCGAGCCGGTGTTCGCGGCTGTTGAGGCTGTAGATCCGCCCCGGCCCTTATTTCTGTTAGGACCAGGGGGACGAACCTTTAACCAGTCTATGGCTAAAGAACTAGCTCAATTGGAAGGATTCTCGCTGCTGTGTGGCCGCTATGAAGACGTCGACCAACGCATCCGTGAGCACCTTGTGGACGGGGAAATTTCACTGGGGGACTTTGTTCTGTCCGGTGGTGAAGTGGCCGCTATGGCAATTTTGGAATCGGTGGGACGCTTAGTGCCCGGAGTGATGGGCAACATGGCCTCTGCCGATGAAGAATCTTTTGCCAACGATTTATTGGAATACCCGCAGTACACCCGACCCGCCACATTTCGTGGATGGACAACTCCGGCCGTTCTTCGCTCGGGAAACCACGCTCTAATTGCCCGTTGGCGCCGTGCACAGGCCTTGGCGCGCACCGTGGCGCAACGACCCGATTTGATCGTGCGACGAGGTGGAATTTCACCCGAAGAGGCTGCCTTGTTGGCCGAGTTCGACTTAGGGCTAGACTCGGAAGCGGATTGA
- the rimM gene encoding ribosome maturation factor RimM (Essential for efficient processing of 16S rRNA) codes for MADRLTVGRVSKPHGLSGEVLVLLTTDRRERVAPGTILYTGERQLRIESARPHQNGWLVCFEGIDNREAAEAIRGLELSAPPLVDDETLWVHELVGSVVLETNGTERGIVEAVEANPASDLLVLETGALVPLTFVVEHSAGRIVIDPPEGLFEL; via the coding sequence ATGGCCGACCGTTTAACGGTTGGGCGTGTATCCAAGCCTCACGGATTATCCGGTGAGGTGTTGGTGCTACTCACCACCGATCGTCGCGAAAGAGTCGCACCTGGCACCATTCTGTATACAGGTGAGCGCCAGCTGCGTATCGAATCCGCTCGTCCTCATCAAAACGGTTGGTTGGTTTGTTTCGAAGGAATAGACAACCGAGAGGCAGCCGAGGCGATCCGAGGACTCGAACTTTCCGCGCCTCCCTTGGTAGATGATGAAACCCTTTGGGTGCATGAGCTGGTTGGTTCGGTTGTACTGGAAACGAACGGCACCGAGCGGGGGATCGTAGAAGCCGTTGAAGCCAATCCAGCTAGTGATCTTCTGGTGCTCGAAACAGGGGCGTTGGTTCCCTTAACCTTCGTGGTTGAGCATTCGGCCGGACGCATTGTAATTGATCCGCCGGAAGGCTTGTTCGAGCTCTAG
- a CDS encoding KH domain-containing protein, whose translation MTDSQNSNETALDEGSNTGAPTAVAVLEYLVRNVVDDADGVKVNVESAGESRLALNVQVSPGDMGRVIGRRGRVANSIRTLVRAAAARDNVEVDIEFVD comes from the coding sequence GTGACCGATTCGCAAAATAGCAACGAAACTGCGCTCGACGAAGGCTCAAACACCGGTGCTCCTACCGCAGTGGCAGTGCTTGAGTACTTGGTACGCAATGTTGTAGACGACGCTGACGGGGTCAAAGTCAATGTCGAGTCGGCTGGCGAATCTCGTTTAGCTCTCAACGTGCAGGTTTCACCGGGCGATATGGGCCGAGTCATTGGCCGGCGGGGTCGCGTGGCAAATTCCATTCGCACGTTGGTTCGAGCCGCAGCAGCACGTGACAATGTCGAAGTCGACATTGAGTTTGTAGATTAA
- the rpsP gene encoding 30S ribosomal protein S16 gives MAVKLRLMRMGKKKQPTYRVVAADSRSPRNGRFIEIVGVYEPRREPSLINIDNEKAVKWLRNGAQPTETVEKLLKVSGAWEWFKTGNAPAPAPVEDSAAVSAESANAS, from the coding sequence GTGGCCGTAAAGCTCCGTTTAATGCGTATGGGCAAGAAGAAGCAACCCACTTACCGTGTGGTGGCGGCTGATTCGCGTTCCCCACGCAATGGTCGGTTTATCGAGATCGTTGGTGTGTATGAGCCACGCCGCGAGCCGTCGCTCATAAACATCGACAATGAAAAAGCAGTGAAGTGGTTGCGCAACGGTGCCCAGCCCACCGAAACCGTTGAGAAGCTTCTAAAGGTCTCTGGTGCTTGGGAATGGTTCAAAACCGGTAACGCCCCTGCCCCTGCCCCAGTCGAAGATTCCGCAGCTGTTTCAGCCGAGAGTGCCAACGCATCGTGA
- the ffh gene encoding signal recognition particle protein, which produces MFDALSDRFDGIFKRLRGRGRLGDAEVDEVLREIRVALLEADVNLKVARSLVNRIRERCVGEELSKSLTPAQQVIKIVHEELIQTLGGETMKVTYASKPPTVILMAGLQGAGKTTTTAKLARWFKSQGRNPLLVGADLQRPAAVEQLRTLGRQVDVDVWSEPSDPVTVAQKALDEAARLGRDVVIVDTAGRLAIDEELMEQVRQISEAVNPHYTFLVIDAMTGQDAVNTAEAFHNTLALDGVILTKLDGDARGGAALSVKEVVGRPIAFASTGEKLEDFEQFHPDRLAGRILGMGDMLTLIEKAEEAFEAEQAEEAAARLLEGTFTLDDFLEQMQQLKKMGPLQGIMGMLPGMPKEVRDAEIDDREIARIEAMIRSMTTQERANVDLINASRRTRIANGSGTSPGQVSQLVKQFKEVQSLMKRMGASPAMMGRKKGKKGKKGRKGGRVTPKGAMKPRFDPDDPLGLSALGDLQLPGGGPKLK; this is translated from the coding sequence ATGTTTGACGCTCTTTCAGACCGTTTTGACGGAATATTTAAGCGGTTGCGCGGTCGCGGCCGCCTTGGCGACGCCGAAGTTGATGAGGTGTTGCGCGAAATCCGCGTGGCACTGCTTGAGGCCGACGTAAACCTTAAGGTCGCGCGATCACTGGTAAATCGCATTCGCGAACGCTGTGTAGGTGAAGAACTTTCAAAGAGCCTCACCCCGGCCCAACAAGTCATCAAGATAGTTCATGAAGAACTAATTCAAACTCTTGGTGGCGAGACCATGAAGGTCACCTACGCCTCCAAACCACCCACCGTAATCCTCATGGCAGGTTTGCAAGGTGCGGGTAAGACCACCACCACCGCCAAACTGGCTCGCTGGTTTAAGTCGCAAGGGCGTAACCCGCTTTTGGTGGGTGCCGACTTGCAGCGTCCGGCGGCGGTTGAACAGCTGCGAACCTTAGGGCGCCAGGTAGACGTCGATGTTTGGTCAGAACCAAGCGATCCAGTCACGGTGGCCCAAAAAGCGTTGGATGAAGCTGCTCGCTTAGGTCGTGATGTGGTGATCGTTGACACCGCTGGCCGGTTGGCAATTGACGAAGAACTGATGGAGCAGGTCCGTCAGATCTCTGAGGCCGTTAACCCGCATTACACCTTCTTGGTCATTGACGCCATGACGGGTCAAGACGCCGTGAATACCGCCGAGGCATTTCATAACACCTTGGCTCTGGATGGCGTTATTCTCACCAAATTAGATGGTGATGCTCGAGGTGGTGCTGCATTATCAGTTAAAGAGGTTGTAGGTCGCCCTATCGCCTTTGCTTCAACGGGTGAAAAACTAGAAGACTTCGAGCAGTTCCATCCCGATCGCCTAGCTGGGCGAATTTTGGGCATGGGCGACATGCTCACGCTTATCGAAAAAGCAGAGGAAGCCTTTGAAGCTGAGCAAGCCGAAGAGGCTGCCGCTCGGCTCCTGGAAGGTACCTTCACCCTCGACGATTTTCTTGAACAGATGCAACAGCTCAAGAAAATGGGGCCGCTGCAAGGCATTATGGGCATGTTGCCCGGTATGCCCAAAGAAGTGCGTGATGCCGAGATCGATGATCGCGAGATCGCTCGAATTGAAGCCATGATTCGCTCGATGACTACCCAAGAGCGTGCCAACGTTGATTTAATCAATGCCTCACGTCGAACCCGAATTGCTAACGGCTCTGGCACTAGCCCTGGCCAAGTTTCGCAGTTGGTTAAGCAATTCAAAGAAGTACAGTCTCTAATGAAGAGAATGGGTGCCTCACCTGCGATGATGGGGCGCAAGAAGGGCAAGAAAGGCAAGAAAGGTCGCAAAGGCGGTCGCGTCACCCCTAAAGGTGCCATGAAGCCGCGTTTCGACCCGGATGATCCCTTGGGTCTATCTGCCTTGGGTGACTTGCAGTTGCCCGGCGGTGGCCCGAAGTTGAAATAG
- the ftsY gene encoding signal recognition particle-docking protein FtsY produces MSALFIILIVVLVLISGTAGFVAIRKSRGVPLEPPAAPQGGGVETLEAPSVSEIETEELELLLEDTIIVETEDESATALEEPPLAPVEVPKPPRLRDRLSRARSTFAGYFGSITGRSTIDDDTWDELEEALILADVGVSPTMEMLDQLRAKVASEAIKEPAALLEALKVQLKERIGGYDRSLRYTADEGRTSVWLIVGVNGVGKTTTIGKIAAQTIGEGRSVLLAAGDTFRAAAAEQLGMWAERAGAEFVRGAEGGDPSSVIFDGIASAASKKVDLVLADTAGRLHTKTNLMEELAKVRRVSDKEPGQVVEVLLVIDATTGQNGLAQARQFTEAADVTGVVLTKLDGSAKGGIVVAIQDDLGIPVKLVGLGESIGDLVAFDPDEFVEALFDTL; encoded by the coding sequence ATGTCTGCATTATTCATAATTCTCATCGTGGTGTTGGTTCTAATCAGTGGAACCGCTGGCTTCGTGGCGATTCGCAAGAGCCGTGGGGTTCCACTGGAGCCACCAGCCGCGCCACAGGGAGGGGGTGTTGAGACTCTTGAAGCTCCTTCGGTGTCGGAAATCGAGACCGAAGAGCTTGAGCTTTTGCTCGAAGACACGATAATTGTCGAGACAGAAGACGAAAGTGCCACCGCCTTAGAAGAACCTCCTTTGGCGCCGGTCGAGGTTCCAAAGCCGCCACGCTTACGTGATCGCCTTAGCCGGGCACGCTCTACCTTTGCTGGTTACTTCGGCTCGATCACCGGCCGTTCTACCATTGATGACGACACTTGGGATGAACTTGAAGAAGCCTTGATTCTGGCTGATGTGGGTGTTTCACCAACCATGGAAATGCTTGATCAGCTTCGTGCCAAGGTTGCCTCGGAAGCAATTAAAGAGCCAGCAGCGCTATTAGAAGCCTTGAAAGTTCAACTAAAAGAGCGGATAGGCGGCTATGACCGATCGCTGCGTTATACCGCCGATGAAGGACGGACCTCGGTTTGGCTCATCGTCGGGGTAAACGGCGTTGGAAAAACCACCACTATTGGCAAAATTGCAGCTCAGACCATAGGTGAAGGCCGCTCAGTGCTACTTGCTGCGGGTGATACCTTCCGAGCGGCCGCCGCGGAGCAGCTTGGTATGTGGGCCGAACGTGCTGGGGCCGAGTTTGTGCGTGGCGCAGAAGGCGGCGACCCTAGCTCAGTCATTTTCGATGGTATCGCCAGTGCTGCTTCCAAAAAGGTTGACCTAGTTCTGGCCGACACCGCGGGGCGTTTGCATACCAAAACCAACCTCATGGAAGAGCTGGCTAAAGTGCGTCGCGTGTCTGATAAAGAACCAGGACAAGTGGTAGAGGTTCTACTGGTCATCGACGCCACAACCGGCCAAAACGGCTTGGCCCAAGCTCGTCAATTCACCGAGGCTGCCGATGTGACGGGAGTAGTTCTAACCAAGCTAGATGGCTCTGCTAAAGGTGGCATCGTGGTAGCTATTCAAGACGACTTGGGAATTCCAGTTAAGCTGGTGGGTCTAGGAGAGTCGATTGGCGATTTGGTAGCGTTCGACCCCGACGAGTTTGTCGAAGCTCTCTTTGACACGCTTTAG
- a CDS encoding trypsin-like peptidase domain-containing protein has protein sequence MSYNPNWPEQPTGSVPEPEVPNETEATTPPATPEPFESPHSTPGGFQPAGGAYGTPVSPSSAASAYGNGTPAAPQPEPMAPNVAYTPTPPPMPGPTFHHSSASTSPPSANPSTTPAAKAPAWMLPFAILAALALFSGGALTGWAIATKKSPAESFVAEEGTNTAVSHSTNDPGSTIGEPVADVARMVAPSVVQIETNTGLGSGVVFDNDGHILTAAHVLEGATQIRVRLADGRLLPGEVVGMNAATDVGVVAIEPPKDLRPARLGLEVPVEVGQLAVAVGSPFGLDQTVTSGIISATDRPVETESTSMVGMIQTDASINPGNSGGALADRQGRVIGINDAIRTAGGGNEGVGFAIPIDLANRIALQIIAGEEIQAGLLGVTVEEPSSGPSGALIKEIMEDSPAADSDLQIGDLITEVNGQPVSRTQGLRARILGFAPGTEVTLTVIRDGKTFETSVVLASATR, from the coding sequence ATGAGCTACAACCCGAATTGGCCCGAGCAACCAACCGGTTCGGTGCCAGAACCAGAAGTACCAAACGAAACAGAGGCCACCACTCCGCCGGCAACTCCAGAGCCTTTTGAGAGCCCACACAGCACTCCGGGTGGTTTTCAACCTGCTGGCGGTGCGTACGGTACCCCGGTGAGTCCGTCATCGGCTGCCAGTGCATACGGCAATGGCACCCCGGCCGCCCCGCAGCCCGAGCCCATGGCACCGAACGTGGCGTACACACCTACTCCGCCACCAATGCCAGGCCCCACGTTCCACCACAGCTCGGCTTCGACTTCGCCGCCTAGTGCAAACCCATCAACCACCCCAGCTGCCAAAGCTCCGGCCTGGATGCTGCCATTCGCAATATTGGCCGCCCTGGCTCTCTTTAGTGGTGGAGCGCTAACCGGCTGGGCAATAGCAACCAAGAAGAGCCCGGCCGAAAGCTTTGTGGCCGAGGAAGGTACTAACACCGCTGTAAGCCATTCCACCAACGACCCTGGTTCCACCATTGGCGAACCGGTAGCGGATGTCGCACGTATGGTCGCACCCTCAGTCGTGCAGATCGAAACCAACACCGGGCTTGGCTCTGGTGTGGTCTTTGATAATGACGGTCATATTCTGACCGCGGCTCACGTGCTCGAAGGTGCCACGCAGATACGGGTCCGTTTGGCTGATGGCCGTTTGCTGCCCGGTGAAGTGGTGGGTATGAATGCCGCCACCGACGTTGGCGTGGTTGCTATCGAGCCCCCTAAAGACCTTCGGCCAGCACGGCTCGGCCTTGAAGTGCCGGTAGAGGTAGGCCAGCTAGCCGTAGCGGTTGGCAGTCCATTCGGGCTCGATCAAACTGTCACCTCGGGCATTATTTCTGCTACTGATCGACCAGTGGAAACTGAGTCCACCTCTATGGTCGGCATGATTCAAACTGATGCTTCGATCAACCCTGGGAACTCGGGTGGTGCCCTGGCTGATCGTCAAGGACGTGTCATTGGGATCAACGATGCTATCCGCACGGCTGGCGGTGGCAACGAGGGCGTGGGTTTCGCCATTCCTATCGACCTTGCGAATCGCATTGCACTTCAAATCATTGCAGGTGAGGAGATTCAGGCGGGTCTATTAGGAGTAACCGTTGAAGAACCAAGCAGTGGACCTTCCGGTGCTTTGATTAAAGAAATCATGGAAGATTCGCCAGCTGCTGATTCCGACCTCCAAATTGGTGACCTAATAACCGAGGTTAATGGTCAGCCCGTGTCGCGCACCCAAGGACTACGAGCACGAATTTTGGGTTTTGCCCCTGGTACTGAGGTGACTTTAACTGTTATTCGCGACGGTAAAACCTTTGAAACCTCGGTGGTGTTAGCTAGCGCAACGCGATAA
- the smc gene encoding chromosome segregation protein SMC codes for MKNLTLKGFKSFADTTKLEFTSGITVVVGPNGSGKSNVVDAIAWVLGAQAPKAVRSGKMDDVIFAGTAKRSALGRAEVSLTIDNSDGALPIDFTEVTLTRVLFRTGDSEYAINGVAARLLDIQDLLSDSGVGRQQHVIISQGQIDAVLNARPEERRYIIEEAAGILKYRRRKERAERRLLGTEANLVRLQDLLREIRRQLRPLERQADAARRHGEVSSALREVRVFLIGRDLARAQARLGESNAALVKLQEQQSEIQASLGKLDAAVVAEESLLDAQGVHDLSDDLVVFEALAARAKAIRLVIEERQRYAERAVGLEVSSSPLDDLLSQHTATVAELERAETELAGVALVEAQLADQEKLLQDQRPDTSANRPSALPHNGPELGEVRGELSAISTSTAHTEVELEQLDNEIARLNQTLADDTVSKAELEGAIEAAVTQESTAQIAAATALQQFEAVTERNRKADQLRQERNENAARWIARAEALSQALDEARSKAGAQTLYQVDGVVGTLLDVVIIEEGWQAACEAALGDALLAVVVEGIKPGRDSLSMLAQDDKSVAVLPLGLFEKAGSSAISEQIAEGLTLGGDTEWILKYVHSESESVQQLLNHLLARALVVEGSWREALDVALEQPECVVVTKEGDRFSPTGWRLGGGGAGATGAAHAEALAQAAQAQAEADRATKAYEELQTQQRESEADHKRAVAMLENARSELARLRRGVEAVESNFRTTSARLDSLHQRRVERGERFTTELARQKELEALLPGLEAEFESRRNEARRLATERASYDEKVNQLGNRRRSIELKKVEFNQQVGHLNARIQDLNSRIKHERNRAAKAHEQRQRARVRLDALKQLHDAVVQQESRVHARLEALSSERHQRSEEARQAFSRLEALRAERSATEGQLQELRERHNRESLVVSEAQMRLETLSQSVRSELDMEPSEAMAQQLPEIPDGQSPEEWRRYLEREIRLMGPINPLALSEYEALAERHDFLTAQLEDVRSTRRDLSKIIRTIDAEIVDIFADAYHDVARNFAELFTTLFPGGKGGLSLSDANDLLTSGVEVEARPSGKNVAKLSLLSGGERSLTALAFLFAVFRSRPSPFYVMDEVEAALDDVNLHRFLQLVHEFRSDAQLLIVSHQKRTMEIADCLYGVTMQPGGSSKVVSEQMA; via the coding sequence TTGAAAAACCTCACCTTAAAGGGCTTCAAGTCCTTTGCTGATACCACCAAGCTCGAATTCACTTCGGGCATAACCGTGGTGGTAGGCCCCAATGGCAGTGGCAAATCAAATGTGGTGGATGCCATTGCCTGGGTATTGGGTGCCCAAGCGCCCAAAGCGGTGCGTTCTGGCAAAATGGACGACGTTATCTTCGCAGGCACGGCCAAGCGGTCGGCCTTGGGGCGCGCTGAGGTTTCGCTGACCATTGACAACAGCGACGGAGCGTTGCCTATTGATTTCACTGAAGTCACCCTGACGCGAGTGCTATTTCGCACTGGTGATAGCGAATACGCCATTAATGGTGTCGCCGCTCGACTGCTCGACATCCAAGACTTGCTGTCAGATAGCGGCGTTGGACGCCAACAGCATGTGATCATTTCTCAGGGCCAGATTGATGCCGTGTTGAACGCGCGACCAGAGGAACGTCGTTACATCATCGAGGAAGCAGCTGGCATCCTTAAGTACCGTCGACGTAAAGAACGCGCCGAGCGGCGTTTGCTCGGTACCGAGGCCAACCTGGTTCGTTTGCAAGACTTATTGCGCGAAATACGTCGGCAGTTGCGGCCACTTGAACGCCAAGCTGACGCCGCTCGGCGTCATGGTGAGGTTTCATCGGCACTGCGTGAAGTGCGGGTGTTTCTTATCGGAAGAGACCTGGCGAGAGCACAGGCACGTCTAGGTGAATCGAACGCCGCGCTCGTCAAGCTTCAAGAACAACAGAGCGAAATTCAGGCGAGCTTAGGCAAACTTGATGCCGCGGTGGTGGCCGAAGAATCGTTGCTTGACGCCCAGGGTGTGCATGATCTGAGCGATGACCTCGTGGTTTTCGAGGCGCTAGCTGCTCGAGCGAAAGCTATCCGTTTGGTGATTGAGGAGCGTCAGCGTTACGCCGAAAGAGCGGTTGGGTTGGAAGTGTCCTCAAGCCCACTTGATGACTTGTTATCACAACACACGGCTACGGTGGCCGAGTTAGAGCGGGCCGAAACTGAACTAGCCGGTGTGGCGCTGGTTGAAGCCCAATTGGCTGACCAAGAAAAGTTACTGCAGGATCAGCGGCCAGACACCAGTGCGAATCGACCTTCAGCCTTGCCGCACAATGGTCCCGAGCTGGGTGAAGTTAGGGGCGAATTGAGTGCCATTTCAACCTCGACCGCCCACACTGAAGTTGAGCTGGAACAACTAGACAACGAAATTGCCCGACTGAACCAGACCTTGGCCGATGACACTGTGTCGAAGGCCGAGCTCGAAGGTGCTATTGAAGCTGCTGTTACACAAGAGAGCACTGCTCAGATTGCGGCGGCGACGGCCCTTCAGCAATTTGAGGCTGTCACCGAGCGCAACCGTAAAGCCGACCAATTACGACAAGAGCGCAATGAAAATGCGGCCCGATGGATCGCCCGAGCCGAAGCACTTAGCCAGGCCTTAGACGAGGCCCGCTCTAAGGCCGGTGCTCAAACGTTATACCAGGTAGATGGGGTTGTCGGCACATTATTAGACGTCGTGATAATAGAAGAGGGTTGGCAGGCGGCTTGCGAAGCGGCACTAGGTGATGCGCTCTTAGCAGTGGTGGTGGAAGGCATTAAACCTGGTCGTGATTCTTTGTCGATGTTGGCGCAAGACGACAAATCAGTGGCGGTTCTGCCCCTCGGACTCTTTGAAAAGGCGGGCAGTTCCGCAATATCAGAGCAGATCGCGGAAGGTTTGACGCTTGGTGGCGACACCGAATGGATATTGAAATATGTTCATTCAGAATCTGAATCTGTCCAGCAACTACTCAACCATTTGTTGGCCAGAGCCTTGGTGGTGGAGGGCAGCTGGAGGGAAGCCCTTGACGTAGCCCTTGAACAACCGGAATGCGTAGTGGTCACCAAAGAAGGCGATCGCTTCAGCCCGACAGGCTGGCGTTTGGGCGGAGGGGGCGCTGGCGCAACCGGTGCCGCTCACGCCGAAGCGTTGGCCCAAGCTGCCCAAGCTCAAGCCGAGGCCGATAGGGCGACCAAGGCTTACGAAGAGTTGCAAACACAACAACGAGAGTCCGAAGCGGACCATAAGCGAGCTGTGGCAATGCTCGAGAACGCCCGCTCAGAACTCGCTCGACTTCGGCGCGGCGTGGAGGCGGTGGAATCCAATTTTCGCACCACTAGCGCCCGGTTGGACTCACTCCACCAACGGCGAGTCGAACGTGGCGAACGCTTCACCACCGAACTCGCTCGCCAAAAAGAGCTGGAGGCTTTACTGCCGGGTCTTGAAGCAGAATTCGAAAGCCGTCGCAATGAAGCACGACGCTTAGCGACCGAGCGTGCCAGTTACGACGAAAAGGTTAATCAGCTTGGTAACCGTCGGAGATCGATTGAGCTAAAGAAAGTTGAATTCAACCAGCAGGTCGGTCATCTAAACGCTCGGATACAAGATCTAAATTCACGGATTAAGCACGAACGTAACCGAGCTGCGAAGGCCCACGAGCAGCGCCAACGTGCTCGAGTTCGCCTCGACGCCCTGAAACAACTTCACGATGCGGTAGTGCAACAAGAAAGCCGGGTGCATGCACGGTTGGAGGCATTGTCATCTGAACGTCATCAACGCTCGGAAGAGGCGCGTCAGGCGTTTTCACGCTTGGAAGCATTGCGCGCCGAGCGAAGTGCTACCGAAGGTCAGCTGCAAGAACTTCGTGAGCGGCACAATCGTGAATCTCTAGTTGTTTCGGAAGCTCAGATGCGCCTCGAAACTCTTAGCCAATCGGTCCGATCGGAACTTGATATGGAACCCTCGGAAGCAATGGCCCAGCAATTGCCAGAAATTCCCGATGGGCAGTCACCCGAGGAATGGCGCCGGTATCTGGAACGAGAAATAAGGTTAATGGGCCCTATTAACCCCCTGGCCCTCTCCGAGTATGAAGCTTTGGCTGAGCGGCACGATTTCCTTACCGCTCAGCTCGAAGACGTGCGCTCAACCCGGCGAGACCTATCGAAAATCATTCGCACGATTGATGCTGAGATCGTGGACATCTTCGCAGATGCATACCACGATGTGGCCCGTAACTTTGCCGAACTCTTTACCACGCTGTTCCCTGGGGGCAAAGGCGGCTTAAGCCTAAGTGATGCTAATGACCTCTTAACCAGTGGTGTTGAAGTCGAAGCTCGACCTTCTGGTAAGAACGTGGCCAAGCTGTCATTGCTCTCGGGCGGTGAACGTTCGTTAACTGCATTAGCTTTTCTATTCGCTGTTTTTCGAAGTCGGCCCAGTCCGTTTTATGTTATGGACGAAGTTGAGGCGGCCCTAGACGATGTCAACTTGCATCGGTTCTTGCAGCTCGTGCACGAGTTTCGTTCCGATGCTCAACTGCTGATTGTGAGTCACCAAAAACGCACCATGGAGATTGCAGATTGTCTCTACGGCGTGACCATGCAGCCGGGTGGTTCTTCAAAGGTCGTTTCCGAGCAGATGGCTTAA